A genomic window from Silene latifolia isolate original U9 population chromosome Y, ASM4854445v1, whole genome shotgun sequence includes:
- the LOC141630250 gene encoding uncharacterized protein LOC141630250 — protein sequence MAATGSYFTWNNKQEAHTRVYSRLDRALVNHTLLLLRPDYYAYFHVEGYFDHTPCLIQRTSNTMQKKRCFKYFNMWSGVEQFIPCIKHVWGVRIHGTPMYQFVKKLKMLKQPLRIINKELFADVENNAMRAWQHLEFVQKQLRSDPTNPELVRIEIAAAKEFQELQKASERFLLQKSKAIWLTEGDTNSRISHSYMKGRQEKNKVLRIADEQGVWHSKQDHIQQAFLAFYKALLGETKDLRPINTQVVQRVPTTKASGPNGYSSAFYKDAWSVIGEDLCTVVKDFFRHDLKKAYDSVNGSFLSQMLVALRFPPYFTKLIMECVSTASYSLVLNGEPFGLFQGKKGLRQGDHVSPLLFTIPMEYLTRILQFTTEVQDFKFHSLCGRLRVHHLMFADDLLLFSRRDKQSVMDLLRSFATFSAASGLHMNKQKSNIYFNGVQGIIKEQIIRLSGCVEGRIPFKYLGVPVTVDKFGKKDCQVLIEKIIEKIRSFGGRKNSYAGRLIMVQSVLTYLFNYWANIFLIPKGVLKKIDSGLGIRYSLDWNIATIGKLVWWIFSKPDSLWVKWVQQIYLKGAPWDSYLPKSHMNRNWKAICKVKDVLKDGYDNGVILFRYSRLILEGVCSWLHINVPNVNGIIWISRRNWAPIQKSICIASLMAVYYNVWHQQNVARLEGVLLSPRILVAQIKSLIRSRIQQLRLDTVSASDKAWISLVVVNPI from the exons ATGGCTGCTACAGGGTCATACTTCACTTGGAATAATAAGCAGGAAGCCCATACTAGAGTCTATAGTAGATTGGATAGGGCTCTAGTTAATCATACCTTATTGTTGCTGAGACCTGATTATTATGCTTATTTCCATGTGGAGGGTTATTTTGATCATACTCCATGTCTTATTCAGAGAACCAGTAATACAATGCAGAAGAAAAGATGCTTTAAGTACTTTAACATGTGGAGTGGGGTTGAGCAATTCATTCCCTGTATCAAGCATGTCTGGGGTGTTAGAATACATGGTACTCCCATGTATCAATTTGTGAAAAAACTAAAAATGTTGAAACAGCCTTTGAGGATAATTAATAAGGAACTGTTTGCTGATGTGGAGAATAATGCCATGAGAGCATGGCAGCATCTAGAATTTGTTCAAAAGCAATTGAGGTCTGATCCTACTAACCCTGAGTTGGTTAGGATTGAAATTGCAGCTGCAAAAGAATTCCAAGAACTACAGAAAGCTTCTGAGAGATTCTTATTGCAAAAGTCCAAGGCCATCTGGCTTACTGAGGGTGATACCAACTCCAGGATTTCTCACAGTTATATGAAAGGAAGACAGGAGAAGAATAAGGTGCTCAGAATTGCTGATGAGCAAGGGGTTTGGCATTCTAAACAAGATCATATTCAGCAGGCTTTCCTGGCATTTTATAAAGCATTATTAGGGGAGACTAAAGATCTAAGACCTATTAATACTCAAGTAGTGCAGAGAG TTCCTACTACTAAAGCTTCTGGCCCTAATGGATACTCAAGTGCATTTTATAAGGATGCCTGGAGTGTAATTGGGGAGGATCTGTGCACAGTGGTTAAAGATTTTTTCAGACATG ACCTCAAGAAAGCTTATGACTCTGTTAATGGGAGCTTCTTGAGTCAGATGCTGGTGGCATTAAGATTCCCTCCTTATTTTACAAAACTGATCATGGAGTGTGTATCTACTGCCTCTTATTCTTTGGTACTGAATGGGGAACCTTTTGGACTGTTTCAAGGGAAAAAGGGATTGAGGCAGGGTGACCATGTCTCCCCACTGCTCTTTACAATTCCTATGGAATATCTCACTAGAATTTTGCAGTTTACTACTGAAGTCCAAGATTTTAAATTCCATTCCTTATGTGGAAGATTGAGGGTCCATCAtctcatgtttgctgatgatctcctTCTATTCTCTAGGCGTGATAAGCAGTCAGTTATGGATTTGTTAAGATCCTTTGCCACTTTCTCTGCAGCTTCTGGACTTCACATGAACAAGCAAAAATCTAATATCTATTTTAATGGAGTTCAGGGTATAATCAAAGAGCAAATCATTAGGCTGTCAGGGTGTGTTGAAGGTCGGATTCCCTTTAAGTACCTGGGTGTGCCTGTTACAGTTGACAAGTTTGGAAAGAAGGATTGCCAGGTTCTGATTGAAAAAATAATTGAGAAAATTAGGTCCTTTGGTGGAAGGAAGAATTCTTATGCTGGCAGGTTAATTATGGTGCAGTCAGTGCTAACTTATCTGTTTAATTACTGGgctaatattttcctaatccctAAGGGTGTGCTGAAGAAAATTGATA GTGGACTAGGCATAAGATACAGCTTAGATTGGAACATTGCTACTATTGGGAAGCTGGTGTGGTGGATTTTTAGCAAGCCAGATAGTTTATGGGTTAAATGGGTTCAGCAAATTTACCTGAAAGGTGCTCCCTGGGACAGCTACCTTCCTAAAAGCCATATGAATCGGAATTGGAAGGCTATTTGTAAAGTTAAGGATGTTCTTAAAGATGGATATGACAATGGG GTCATATTATTCAG GTATAGTAGACTGATACTGGAGGGAGTGTGCTCATGGCTCCATATTAATGTACCTAATGTCAATGGCATCATATGGATTAGTAGAAGGAATTGGGCGCCAATTCAGAAGAGCATTTGTATTGCTTCTCTTATGGCTGTGTATTACAATGTGTGGCATCAACAAAATGTAGCTAGATTGGAAGGAGTTTTGCTGAGTCCAAGGATTTTGGTTGCACAAATTAAGAGCTTAATTAGAAGTAGGATTCAGCAACTAAGATTGGATACAGTTAGTGCAAGTGATAAAGCATGGATTAGCTTGGTTGTAGTTAATCCTATATAA